Proteins encoded together in one Carya illinoinensis cultivar Pawnee chromosome 3, C.illinoinensisPawnee_v1, whole genome shotgun sequence window:
- the LOC122305478 gene encoding receptor-like protein 7, with the protein MGLSLFPFMLMRLLLFFSLVHVLMLAYASSFTEILCRDDESAALLQFKESFVIINQSKSHDPSAYPKVSSWTLEGDNRDCCLWDGVECDEDTGHVIGLDLSSGRLYGSLVPNSSLFRLVHLQSLNLAYNHFNYSQIPSQVSNLSRLAYLNLSASMFSGQIPSQISQLSHLSSLDLSDNYDIYSGKQFLKLESGIISLVGNLTRLQRLHLNYVNISSVVPRILASLSSLTSIHLQYCGLQGNFPVGIFNLPNLKVLDVAYNEGLTGYLSEFTWSSPLEVLNLAYTSFSGEIPTSIGNLGSLKKLDLWSCKFSGSIPSSLDNLTSLIYLEISNNSFVGKIPSSIGNLTQLTYLSLRYNLLDGEIPFPLMNLTKLTSLELGNNNLKGRIPDSIFNLKNLKYLDLASNTFSGSVEFGKFVKLKYLTILILSNNQVSVLIEDASANASLPKFQFLGLCSCNLNKFPDFVKNQDRLVCLDLSNNKIHGMVPEWIWDTSKLSLEFLCLSKNFITSLGQHPRPLPWTRLLGLDLRSNLLQGSLPIPPATISHYYISKNSLTGNMSELICSLTSIQVLDLANNNLSGTLPRCMQNFGASLSVIDLQRNKFRGSIPQTWTQGTKLRIINFGQNRFQGPLPRSLAKCMMLEVADFSNNKLHDIFPSWLENLPNLKVLNLRSNNFHGQIGASKAGYKFPNLQVIDLSHNGFTGKLPLEIFGNWKPGEVANSDILSYIQVNSSIVQQRYLCNSWLYDYNYTMTMTNKGIAIFYKKVQELLKAIDISSNRFGGEIPESIGNLRGLHLLNLSNNVLTSHIPPSLANLTELESLDLSKNNLSGEIPQQLTQLTFLGFFNV; encoded by the coding sequence ATGGGTTTATCGCTTTTCCCGTTCATGTTAATgcgtttgcttttatttttctcgcTGGTGCATGTACTTATGCTCGCTTATGCTTCTTCTTTCACGGAAATCCTTTGCCGGGATGATGAGAGCGCAGCTTTGCTGCAATTCAAGGAAAGCTTTGTCATCATTAATCAATCCAAATCTCACGATCCTTCTGCTTATCCAAAGGTCTCCTCTTGGACGCTGGAAGGAGACAATCGTGATTGCTGCTTATGGGATGGAGTTGAGTGCGATGAAGACACAGGTCATGTCATTGGCCTCGACCTCAGTAGCGGTCGTCTCTATGGTTCTCTTGTTCCCAACAGCAGCCTTTTCCGCCTTGTTCACCTTCAAAGCCTTAATCTCGCCTACAATCACTTTAACTACTCCCAAATCCCGTCCCAGGTAAGTAATCTTTCAAGACTCGCGTATCTCAATCTCTCTGCTTCTATGTTTTCGGGTCAAATTCCATCACAAATTTCACAATTATCACACTTGTCATCCCTTGATCTGTCCGACAACTATGATATCTATTCTGGAAAACAGTTTTTGAAACTCGAGTCTGGCATAATAAGCCTAGTTGGAAATTTGACTCGCCTACAAAGGCTTCATTTAAACTATGTGAACATAAGCTCTGTGGTGCCTCGTATCTTGGCAAGTTTGTCATCTTTAACGTCCATCCATCTTCAATATTGTGGATTGCAAGGAAATTTTCCAGTAGGCATATTTAACCTACCAAATTTGAAGGTTCTTGATGTGGCTTACAATGAAGGTCTCACTGGTTATTTGTCTGAGTTCACATGGAGTAGCCCCCTTGAGGTATTGAACCTCGCATACACAAGTTTTTCAGGTGAGATACCCACTTCAATAGGAAACCTGGGCTCCCTGAAAAAGTTGGATTTGTGGAGTTGCAAATTTTCGGGGTCCATTCCCTCTTCACTTGATAACCTCACAAGCCTCATTTATCTTGAGATTTCAAATAATTCTTTCGTGGGTAAGATCCCATCATCGATTGGAAATCTAACACAACTCACTTACCTTTCTCTACGCTATAACCTACTTGACGGAGAAATTCCTTTCCCTCTAATGAATCTCACAAAGTTAACTTCATTAGAACTCGGGAACAACAACCTTAAAGGTCGAATTCCAGATTCAATCTTTAATCTCAAGAATCTTAAATACCTTGATCTTGCTAGTAACACCTTTAGTGGCAGTGTGGAGTTTGGAAAGTTTGTTAAGCTCAAATatttaactattttgattctttcgAATAATCAAGTATCCGTACTTATCGAAGATGCCAGTGCCAATGCGAGTCTGCCAAAGTTTCAGTTTTTGGGATTATGTTCGTGCAACTTGAACAAGTTTCCAGATTTCGTAAAAAATCAAGATCGATTAGTGTGTTTAGATCTGTCCAACAACAAAATCCATGGCATGGTACCGGAATGGATCTGGGACACGAGCAAATTGAGTCTTGAGTTTCTTTGCCTTTCGAAAAACTTTATAACAAGCTTGGGTCAACATCCAAGGCCTCTTCCATGGACTCGTCTTCTTGGTTTGGACCTCAGGTCTAATTTGCTTCAAGGGTCGCTTCCCATTCCACCAGCCACCATTTCTCATTATTATATTTCAAAGAACTCCCTGACTGGAAATATGTCGGAATTGATTTGCAGTCTCACTTCTATTCAAGTCCTTGATTTGGCAAATAACAACTTGAGTGGTACACTTCCTAGATGTATGCAAAACTTTGGTGCTTCTCTCTCAGTGATTGACCTGCAAAGGAACAAATTTCGAGGAAGCATTCCACAAACATGGACACAAGGAACCAAGTTAAGGATAATCAATTTCGGACAGAACAGATTCCAAGGACCTTTACCAAGATCTTTGGCCAAGTGTATGATGTTGGAGGTTGCTGACTTCAGTAACAACAAATTGCATGATATATTTCCCTCTTGGTTGGAAAATCTTCCAAATCTAAAGGTTCTCAATTTGCGCTCAAACAACTTCCACGGTCAGATAGGAGCATCGAAAGCCGGCTATAAGTTTCCCAACTTGCAAGTCATTGACCTTTCCCACAATGGTTTTACTGGGAAACTGCCATTAGAAATTTTTGGAAATTGGAAGCCTGGCGAAGTTGCTAATTCagatattttgtcatatatcCAAGTAAACTCATCTATCGTACAACAAAGATATTTGTGTAATTCTTGGCTCTATGATTATAATTACACCATGACAATGACAAATAAGGGAATCGCTATCTTTTACAAGAAGGTCCAAGAATTATTGAAAGCCATTGATATCTCGAGTAACAGATTTGGTGGAGAAATTCCAGAATCCATTGGAAATTTAAGGGGGCTTCATTTGCTCAATCTTTCTAATAATGTTCTCACAAGCCACATCCCACCATCCTTAGCAAATCTTACAGAGCTGGAATCATTAGACCTTTCTAAAAACAACTTGTCTGGGGAGATCCCACAGCAACTAACACAACTCACCTTCTTGGGATTTTTCAAtgtgtaa
- the LOC122304997 gene encoding uncharacterized protein LOC122304997: MDVDDDGRVRNVFWADARSRAAYEYFGDVVTLDTMYLTNRHALRVCQLKKTNVLPDRYVLDCWRNDLKRRYTLLRSSYDDQRDRSDARNYELVVKRCSQLATKISPDNEKVSAFLRVVNEFDTKCEGSAHESTFDQMRAKPDEVLDQGKKVLSPNVVRGKGRPPSKRKMSPMEKMATKRKRLTCRKILVDETQLGDTAGSQQHQFDDGVGVGTQNSILTHSTPPGNEMGDSIDAMKLTM; this comes from the exons ATGGACGTGGATGATGATGGAAGGGTACGGAATgtgttttgggctgatgcacgaAGTCGAGCGGCCTATGAATATTTTGGGGACGTTGTAACCCTTGACACAATGTACCTAACAAATAG GCATGCACTTAGAGTTTGTCAGTTGAAAAAGACTAATGTGCTGCCAGATCGTTACGTGTTGGATTGCTGGAGAAATGACTTAAAGAGGAGATACACATTACTTAGAAGTAGTTACGATGACCAACGGGACAGATCAGACGCACGGAATTATGAGCTTGTGGTTAAAAGATGTTCGCAATTGGCAACCAAAATATCCCCAGATAATGAAAAAGTCAGTGCATTCCTACGTGTTGTTAATGAATTTGATACAAAATGTGAAGGTTCAGCACATGAGTCGACATTTGACCAAATGAGGGCCAAACCAGATGAGGTCTTGGATCAGGGTAAGAAGGTGTTAAGCCCCAACGTGGTCAGAGGGAAAGGGAGACCCCCAAGTAAGAGGAAGATGTCACCCATGGAAAAGAtggcaacaaagagaaagagacTG ACTTGCAGGAAAATCTTGGTAGATGAAACACAATTGGGTGACACTGCAGGATCTCAGCAACACCAATTTGATGATGGGGTTGGTGTTGGGACACAAAACTCCATTCTAACACATTCAACTCCACCGGGCAATGAG atGGGTGACTCAATTGATGCAAT GAAGTTAACAATGTAA